One region of Citrus sinensis cultivar Valencia sweet orange chromosome 6, DVS_A1.0, whole genome shotgun sequence genomic DNA includes:
- the LOC102618881 gene encoding probable UDP-arabinopyranose mutase 5 isoform X1 encodes MALEHIDDSEVDIVIAALQSDLTSFLNAWRPLFSRFHLIIVQDPDLKGELKIPQGFDHRVYTKSDIDQVIGPTTSIVFSGYSCRYFGYLVSRKKYIISVDDDCLPAKDNDGNLTNAVSQHLANLTTPATPFFFNTLYDPFREGADFVRGYPFSLRSGVDCALSCGLWLNLADYDAPTQALKPEHRNSHYVDAVMTVPAGTLMPISGINIAFNRALVGPALFPGLKLTGEGKLRWETIEDIWCGMCVKVICDHLSIGVKTGLPYVFRSDKGNPIESLKKEWEGVKKMEEIIPFFQSVRLPRTATTAEDCLLEMAKSVKDRLGGTDPLFARAAEAMVEWVKIWKAAGASHSTPGV; translated from the coding sequence ATGGCTTTAGAACACATCGACGACAGTGAGGTTGACATCGTTATAGCAGCTCTGCAATCTGACctgacatcattcctaaatgCATGGAGACCGCTATTCTCCCGCTTCCACCTTATAATTGTCCAAGACCCTGATCTCAAAGGGGAACTCAAAATACCACAAGGTTTTGACCATCGTGTCTATACTAAGTCTGACATTGACCAAGTTATCGGTCCTACCACATCCATTGTCTTCTCTGGTTATTCATGCAGGTACTTTGGCTATCTGGTATCTAGAAAGAAATATATTATCTCTGTTGATGATGATTGCCTTCCAGCAAAGGACAATGATGGCAATTTAACCAATGCCGTGAGCCAGCATCTTGCCAATCTTACAACACCAGCTACTCCTTTCTTCTTTAATACACTCTATGACCCTTTTCGGGAGGGAGCAGATTTTGTTCGTGGATATCCATTTAGCCTGCGAAGTGGAGTTGACTGTGCTTTGTCCTGTGGCCTCTGGCTCAACTTGGCAGATTATGATGCACCTACGCAAGCTCTCAAGCCGGAACACAGAAATTCGCATTATGTTGATGCTGTTATGACTGTTCCAGCTGGGACTTTGATGCCCATCAGCGGAATTAACATTGCTTTTAATCGTGCGTTGGTGGGGCCAGCTTTGTTCCCAGGTCTGAAGTTAACTGGGGAGGGAAAGCTGAGGTGGGAAACAATTGAAGATATCTGGTGTGGGATGTGTGTCAAGGTTATATGCGATCACTTGAGTATTGGTGTGAAAACCGGGCTACCTTATGTGTTTAGGAGCGACAAGGGTAATCCGATAGAGAGCTTGAAAAAGGAATGGGAAGGGGTGAAAAAGATGGAGGAAATAATACCTTTCTTTCAGTCAGTAAGGTTGCCGCGGACAGCGACTACTGCTGAGGATTGTTTGCTTGAGATGGCGAAATCAGTGAAGGATCGGCTTGGAGGAACGGATCCTTTGTTTGCTCGTGCTGCCGAAGCAATGGTGGAATGGGTTAAAATATGGAAAGCGGCTGGAGCTAGCCACTCCACTCCTGGTGTTTAG
- the LOC102618019 gene encoding uncharacterized protein LOC102618019 isoform X3, with translation MMEDTDPAEEWAIQEYSAEQQCGKLSWIVNKGLSVGKKVLVTGLVISSAPLVLPSLVVISVIGFACSVPSGLFLASYACTNKLMSKLLPGSTPPHFLLDYGTKYRDEEFENYDIGEQGYVELKGHIDMWKEQDEIDGGKALVSDEYEQGGFHINDANEIVEENEYQEGVGECEDEMEEAAFGIEVKFESIREEDGNPAPEGTQGQLPVDEVHAVVVEIAGDETSGIIVEEKEALAFTVTNIAIELCQNRDIEEEQELVRETRGLLEKIREEGMTANGDNEKQSVEKLSGVAGEGDRKVEEIGLPSENKNYYGTVRIEHAEGLLGKRDGDNILESGKSEVEKDGATNSGSASKNPKVEMHYFLEGGKANENITSNVQQDYQLNKEKEAVISTNADAREIADESGFDLYDDNKTDALQQKSSTDRGSVDGEHECNGIAKILSEKDLGFHEVRD, from the exons ATG ATGGAAGATACAGATCCAGCCGAGGAATGGGCTATTCAAGAGTACTCAGCTGAACAACAGTGTGGCAAATTGAGTTGGATCGTGAACAAGGGATTAAGTGTTGGAAAGAAGGTTTTGGTTACAGGTCTTGTGATATCTTCTGCACCATTGGTTCTTCCTTCACTTGTGGTTATCTCAGTTATCGGGTTTGCTTGTTCGGTCCCTTCTGGGCTCTTTTTGGCAAGCTATGCTTGCACCAATAAGCTCATGAGTAAGCTGCTGCCGGGGTCTACTCCGCCTCACTTTTTATTAGATTATGGAACAAAGTATAGAGATGAAGAATTTGAGAATTATGATATTGGAGAACAAGGATACGTGGAGCTTAAAGGACATATTGATATGTGGAAGGAGCAAGATGAAATTGATGGAGGGAAGGCTTTGGTGAGTGATGAATATGAGCAAGGAGGTTTCCATATTAATGATGCGAATGAGATTGTGGAAGAAAATGAGTATCAAGAAGGTGTTGGTGAGTGTGAAGATGAAATGGAGGAAGCAGcatttggaattgaggtgAAATTTGAATCAATTAGAGAGGAAGATGGGAATCCGGCGCCAGAAGGAACCCAGGGTCAGCTTCCTGTAGATGAGGTGCAtgctgttgttgttgaaaTTGCTGGAGATGAGACAAGTGGCATaattgttgaagaaaaagaggCGCTGGCATTTACTGTCACAAATATAGCCATAGAATTATGTCAGAATAGAGACATTGAGGAAGAGCAGGAATTAGTGAGAGAGACCAGGggattattagaaaaaatcaGGGAGGAGGGTATGACTGCTAATGGAGACAATGAGAAGCAGAGTGTAGAAAAACTGTCTGGAGTTGCAGGGGAAGGAGACAGGAAAGTTGAAGAAATTGGGTTGCcttctgaaaataaaaattattatggcACCGTCAGAATTGAACATGCTGAAGGTTTGTTAGGTAAAAGAGATGGCGATAACATTTTGGAATCAGGAAAATCTGAAGTTGAGAAAGATGGAGCAACTAATAGTGGCAGTGCTAGCAAAAACCCTAAGGTAGAGATGCATTATTTTTTGGAAGGAGGAAAAGctaatgaaaatattactAGTAATGTTCAACAAGATTATCAATTGAATAAGGAGAAGGAAGCTGTGATCTCCACAAATGCAGATGCAAGAGAAATTGCTGATGAAAGTGGATTTGACTTGTATGATGATAATAAAACTGATGCCTTGCAGCAAAAATCCTCTACAGATCGTGGATCTGTTGAtg GAGAACATGAATGCAATGGCATTGCTAAAATTTTATCTGAGAAAGACTTGGGTTTCCACGAGGTTAGAGATTAA
- the LOC102618019 gene encoding uncharacterized protein LOC102618019 isoform X2 — MEDTDPAEEWAIQEYSAEQQCGKLSWIVNKGLSVGKKVLVTGLVISSAPLVLPSLVVISVIGFACSVPSGLFLASYACTNKLMSKLLPGSTPPHFLLDYGTKYRDEEFENYDIGEQGYVELKGHIDMWKEQDEIDGGKALVSDEYEQGGFHINDANEIVEENEYQEGVGECEDEMEEAAFGIEVKFESIREEDGNPAPEGTQGQLPVDEVHAVVVEIAGDETSGIIVEEKEALAFTVTNIAIELCQNRDIEEEQELVRETRGLLEKIREEGMTANGDNEKQSVEKLSGVAGEGDRKVEEIGLPSENKNYYGTVRIEHAEGLLGKRDGDNILESGKSEVEKDGATNSGSASKNPKVEMHYFLEGGKANENITSNVQQDYQLNKEKEAVISTNADAREIADESGFDLYDDNKTDALQQKSSTDRGSVDGEHECNGIAKILSEKDLGFHEVMYNEGKIWEQIVGMQKIVGYKAAKQATCLEELKALYLFTGVEPPASFKDPCDLQEVNDKLRLLMSIIGVK; from the exons ATGGAAGATACAGATCCAGCCGAGGAATGGGCTATTCAAGAGTACTCAGCTGAACAACAGTGTGGCAAATTGAGTTGGATCGTGAACAAGGGATTAAGTGTTGGAAAGAAGGTTTTGGTTACAGGTCTTGTGATATCTTCTGCACCATTGGTTCTTCCTTCACTTGTGGTTATCTCAGTTATCGGGTTTGCTTGTTCGGTCCCTTCTGGGCTCTTTTTGGCAAGCTATGCTTGCACCAATAAGCTCATGAGTAAGCTGCTGCCGGGGTCTACTCCGCCTCACTTTTTATTAGATTATGGAACAAAGTATAGAGATGAAGAATTTGAGAATTATGATATTGGAGAACAAGGATACGTGGAGCTTAAAGGACATATTGATATGTGGAAGGAGCAAGATGAAATTGATGGAGGGAAGGCTTTGGTGAGTGATGAATATGAGCAAGGAGGTTTCCATATTAATGATGCGAATGAGATTGTGGAAGAAAATGAGTATCAAGAAGGTGTTGGTGAGTGTGAAGATGAAATGGAGGAAGCAGcatttggaattgaggtgAAATTTGAATCAATTAGAGAGGAAGATGGGAATCCGGCGCCAGAAGGAACCCAGGGTCAGCTTCCTGTAGATGAGGTGCAtgctgttgttgttgaaaTTGCTGGAGATGAGACAAGTGGCATaattgttgaagaaaaagaggCGCTGGCATTTACTGTCACAAATATAGCCATAGAATTATGTCAGAATAGAGACATTGAGGAAGAGCAGGAATTAGTGAGAGAGACCAGGggattattagaaaaaatcaGGGAGGAGGGTATGACTGCTAATGGAGACAATGAGAAGCAGAGTGTAGAAAAACTGTCTGGAGTTGCAGGGGAAGGAGACAGGAAAGTTGAAGAAATTGGGTTGCcttctgaaaataaaaattattatggcACCGTCAGAATTGAACATGCTGAAGGTTTGTTAGGTAAAAGAGATGGCGATAACATTTTGGAATCAGGAAAATCTGAAGTTGAGAAAGATGGAGCAACTAATAGTGGCAGTGCTAGCAAAAACCCTAAGGTAGAGATGCATTATTTTTTGGAAGGAGGAAAAGctaatgaaaatattactAGTAATGTTCAACAAGATTATCAATTGAATAAGGAGAAGGAAGCTGTGATCTCCACAAATGCAGATGCAAGAGAAATTGCTGATGAAAGTGGATTTGACTTGTATGATGATAATAAAACTGATGCCTTGCAGCAAAAATCCTCTACAGATCGTGGATCTGTTGAtg GAGAACATGAATGCAATGGCATTGCTAAAATTTTATCTGAGAAAGACTTGGGTTTCCACGAG GTAATGTACAATGAGGGAAAGATCTGGGAACAAATTGTTGGAATGCAAAAAATAGTGGGATATAAAGCAGCAAAACAGGCAACATGTCTTGAGGAATTAAAGGCTCTTTATCTCTTTACTGGAGTTGAGCCACCAGCCTCTTTTAAGGACCCTTGTGATCTTCAGGAAGTAAACGACAAGCTTCGATTACTCATGTCTATTATTGGAGTCAAGTAG
- the LOC102618019 gene encoding uncharacterized protein LOC102618019 isoform X1 — protein sequence MMEDTDPAEEWAIQEYSAEQQCGKLSWIVNKGLSVGKKVLVTGLVISSAPLVLPSLVVISVIGFACSVPSGLFLASYACTNKLMSKLLPGSTPPHFLLDYGTKYRDEEFENYDIGEQGYVELKGHIDMWKEQDEIDGGKALVSDEYEQGGFHINDANEIVEENEYQEGVGECEDEMEEAAFGIEVKFESIREEDGNPAPEGTQGQLPVDEVHAVVVEIAGDETSGIIVEEKEALAFTVTNIAIELCQNRDIEEEQELVRETRGLLEKIREEGMTANGDNEKQSVEKLSGVAGEGDRKVEEIGLPSENKNYYGTVRIEHAEGLLGKRDGDNILESGKSEVEKDGATNSGSASKNPKVEMHYFLEGGKANENITSNVQQDYQLNKEKEAVISTNADAREIADESGFDLYDDNKTDALQQKSSTDRGSVDGEHECNGIAKILSEKDLGFHEVMYNEGKIWEQIVGMQKIVGYKAAKQATCLEELKALYLFTGVEPPASFKDPCDLQEVNDKLRLLMSIIGVK from the exons ATG ATGGAAGATACAGATCCAGCCGAGGAATGGGCTATTCAAGAGTACTCAGCTGAACAACAGTGTGGCAAATTGAGTTGGATCGTGAACAAGGGATTAAGTGTTGGAAAGAAGGTTTTGGTTACAGGTCTTGTGATATCTTCTGCACCATTGGTTCTTCCTTCACTTGTGGTTATCTCAGTTATCGGGTTTGCTTGTTCGGTCCCTTCTGGGCTCTTTTTGGCAAGCTATGCTTGCACCAATAAGCTCATGAGTAAGCTGCTGCCGGGGTCTACTCCGCCTCACTTTTTATTAGATTATGGAACAAAGTATAGAGATGAAGAATTTGAGAATTATGATATTGGAGAACAAGGATACGTGGAGCTTAAAGGACATATTGATATGTGGAAGGAGCAAGATGAAATTGATGGAGGGAAGGCTTTGGTGAGTGATGAATATGAGCAAGGAGGTTTCCATATTAATGATGCGAATGAGATTGTGGAAGAAAATGAGTATCAAGAAGGTGTTGGTGAGTGTGAAGATGAAATGGAGGAAGCAGcatttggaattgaggtgAAATTTGAATCAATTAGAGAGGAAGATGGGAATCCGGCGCCAGAAGGAACCCAGGGTCAGCTTCCTGTAGATGAGGTGCAtgctgttgttgttgaaaTTGCTGGAGATGAGACAAGTGGCATaattgttgaagaaaaagaggCGCTGGCATTTACTGTCACAAATATAGCCATAGAATTATGTCAGAATAGAGACATTGAGGAAGAGCAGGAATTAGTGAGAGAGACCAGGggattattagaaaaaatcaGGGAGGAGGGTATGACTGCTAATGGAGACAATGAGAAGCAGAGTGTAGAAAAACTGTCTGGAGTTGCAGGGGAAGGAGACAGGAAAGTTGAAGAAATTGGGTTGCcttctgaaaataaaaattattatggcACCGTCAGAATTGAACATGCTGAAGGTTTGTTAGGTAAAAGAGATGGCGATAACATTTTGGAATCAGGAAAATCTGAAGTTGAGAAAGATGGAGCAACTAATAGTGGCAGTGCTAGCAAAAACCCTAAGGTAGAGATGCATTATTTTTTGGAAGGAGGAAAAGctaatgaaaatattactAGTAATGTTCAACAAGATTATCAATTGAATAAGGAGAAGGAAGCTGTGATCTCCACAAATGCAGATGCAAGAGAAATTGCTGATGAAAGTGGATTTGACTTGTATGATGATAATAAAACTGATGCCTTGCAGCAAAAATCCTCTACAGATCGTGGATCTGTTGAtg GAGAACATGAATGCAATGGCATTGCTAAAATTTTATCTGAGAAAGACTTGGGTTTCCACGAG GTAATGTACAATGAGGGAAAGATCTGGGAACAAATTGTTGGAATGCAAAAAATAGTGGGATATAAAGCAGCAAAACAGGCAACATGTCTTGAGGAATTAAAGGCTCTTTATCTCTTTACTGGAGTTGAGCCACCAGCCTCTTTTAAGGACCCTTGTGATCTTCAGGAAGTAAACGACAAGCTTCGATTACTCATGTCTATTATTGGAGTCAAGTAG